Proteins encoded together in one Solanum lycopersicum chromosome 7, SLM_r2.1 window:
- the LOC138337549 gene encoding uncharacterized protein gives MVNNGESITATAIRTETLDEIEEKRNHPLFMLINLQAKSKLGFVLGTCKRSDYQLELEEQWEKCNCFVLVWIMNTVSKELLSGIMYADDATIVWKDLKERFDKIDRSRIYQLHTEICTIHQGNSTVSNYFTKSRLLWDEFDTFVPPPSCNCDKSRTYVDHTAYLRLFAFLMGVNEKFKKKNGSGVDQGEISQMQGSQINDKPLANQVRYEKDSDVSGSRALGNARYEQDPNNNASGSGVWGTHPNFTQRQYQRIMHMLEKEEGQATDNTVANVAMAVVYLIFRLPTTILKGKIPYEVFHKVKAKLNHLKILGCLCFATRLPKVDKFSPRADACIFLGYATAQKGYILYNLSQKRMLVSRDVVFKEGIFPYEQISNKQLPLFPINDQTLHEDEFHETTHQFPHKEILPNILQDMNIVEGNDQVDHNVAAEGRNSVEGNDRVDHNINAEGVNAEGRIRQSL, from the exons ATGGTGAACAACGGAGAATCAATTACTGCAACTGCAATCAGAACAGAGACGCTAGACGAAATCGAGGAAAAACGCAATCATCCCCT ATTCATGCTAATCAATCTTCAAGCTAAGAGCAAGTTAGGGTTTGTATTGGGAACATGTAAACGTAGTGATTATCAACTGGAATTGGAAGAGCAGTGGGAAAAATGCAATTGTTTTGTACTTGTCTGGATTATGAATACAGTCTCCAAGGAATTACTTAGTGGGATTATGTATGCAGATGATGCAACAATTGTATGGAAGGATCTTAAAGAGCGATTTGACAAAATCGATAGATCAAGGATCTATCAACTTCACACAGAGATCTGTACAATTCATCAAGGCAATTCAACTGTTTCCAACTATTTTACAAAATCGAGATTACTATGGGATGAGTTTGATACATTTGTCCCTCCACCATCATGTAACTGTGATAAATCAAGGACATATGTAGATCACACAGCATACTTGAGGTTATTTGCATTTCTCATGGGAGTGAATGAA AAGtttaagaagaagaatggaTCAGGAGTTGATCAGGGAGAAATTAGTCAGATGCAGGGATCACAGATCAATGACAAACCTCTAGCTAACCAAGTTAGATATGAGAAGGATTCTGATGTATCTGGTTCAAGAGCCTTGGGTAATGCAAGATATGAGCAGGATCCTAATAATAATGCATCTGGATCAGGAGTCTGGGGAACTCATCCTAATTTCACTCAAAGGCAATACCAAAGAATTATGCATATGTTGGAGAAAGAAGAAGGACAAGCAACTGATAACACTGTGGCAAATGTAGCTATGGCAG ttgtgtatttgatatttaGATTGCCAACAACAATACTGAAGGGAAAGATACCTTATGAAGTTTTTCATAAGGTGAAAGCTAAGCTAAATCATTTGAAGATCTTAGGTTGTTTGTGTTTTGCAACAAGATTGCCTAAAGTTGACAAATTTTCCCCAAGAGCAGATGCTTGTATTTTCTTGGGCTATGCAACTGCTCAGAAAGGatacatattatataatttgagTCAGAAAAGGATGTTGGTTAGTCGAGATGTTGTCTTTAAGGAAGGTATATTTCCTTATGAACAGATCAGTAACAAGCAGTTACCCCTATTTCCAATTAATGATCAGACACTTCATGAGGATGAGTTCCATGAAACAACTCATCAGTTCCCACATAAGGAGATATTGCCTAATATCTTACAGGACATGAACATAGTTGAAGGGAATGATCAGGTTGATCACAATGTTGCAGCAGAAGGAAGGAATTCAGTTGAAGGAAATGATCGTGTTGATCATAATATTAATGCAGAAGGAGTCAATGCAGAAGGACGGATTAGACAGTCACTTTGA